TCCAGCCCGTCACGGTGGCAAACGGTTCCGGTGTTCCGGCACGGACCCAGGAGATCATCAAGGTCCTCACCACCGGAGGCTTCACCCAGCTCGGCCAGCTGGCCGCCCGGCCCGTAGCGGCCACTGCGGTCTACTACGGTGCGGGTTACGGGGATGTGGCCGCTGACGTTGCCACGCTGCTGGGGATCCCGGCGGCCCAGGTGCTGCCGGCCGCCGGCGTCAACGGCGTCCAGGTTTACCTGGGCAGCGACCTCGTGGGCGGCACCGCGAGCGGGGACGGCCCCGTGGAACTGCCTTCGGACATTGTCAACCAGACCGCCGGCGACGTCGTCTGCCAGCAGGCCAACCCGGCACTGATCACGCGCTGACGACGCCGCGCCAGCAGGGCGCTGCGGCAAAGAGGAGGGCCGGCCGCAGGAGTTTCCTGCGGCCGGCCCTCTCTTGTGTCCGGGCTGAAGTTGGGGAAGGCGCCGCCTACCAGATGCTGACGCGCCCGGCCGGGGGCATCCACATGCCGTCCTGCTCGGCCGTGCCAAAAGCCTCGTGGAAGGCGTCAAGGTTCTTGGCGATCTGGTTGGTGCGGAATTCGTTGGGCGAGTGCGGATCCGTGGCGAGCCGCCGGATCGCTTCCTCGTTCCGCATGACCTGGCGCCAGCCGGCAGCCCAGGACGCAAAGAAGCGCTGCACACCGGTCAGGCCGTCCAGGACCGGCGGCTCCTGGCCGTCGAGGCTGATCAGGTAGGCCTTGTACGCAATCGTCAGGCCGCCGAGGTCACCGATGTTTTCACCCAGGGTCAGTTTGCCGTTGACGGTGTGCCCCGGCGCTGCCGTGGGGGAGAGGGCGTCGAACTGGGCCACCAGCCTGGAGGTCAGCGACTCAAAGGCCGTGCGGTCGTCCTCGGTCCACCAGTTCCGGAGCAGGCCGCTGCCGTCGTACTGGGAGCCCTGGTCATCGAAGCCGTGGCCAATTTCGTGGCCGATGACGGCGCCAATGCCGCCGTAGTTGACGGCGTCGTCAGCGTCGGCGGTGAAGAACGGCGGCTGCAGGATGGCGGCCGGAAACACAATCTCGTTGAGCAGCGGGTGGTAGTACGCGTTCACCGTCTGCGGCGTCATGAGCCACTTCTCCCGGTCCACGGGCTTGCCCACCTCATCAAGGTGCCGGTCGACGTCGGCGCTGTGCGCCCGCTCCACATTGCCCAGCAGATCCGCGGGGTCGATCTCCACCGCGGAGTAGTCGATCCACTTGTCCGGGTAGCCAATCTTGGCGCGGAAGGAATCGAGCTTCTTCAGCGCCTCGTGTTTGGTTTCCTCGCCCATCCAGGCAAGGCCGGCGATGGATTCGCGGTAAGCCTCGATCAGGTTCGCCACCAGCGACTCCATCCGGGCCTTGTGGGTTTCCGGGAAGTGCCGGGCAACGTAGATCTGGCCGACCGCCTCGCCGAGCGCGGCCTCGACGACGGCGACCCCCCGCTTCCACCGGTCCTTGTTGCGCGGCGTTCCGCTGAGCGTGGTGCCGTAGAAGGCGAAATTCGCATCAACCAACGCGGCGGAGAGATAGGGCGCGGCCGCGCTGATGACGCGCAGTGCGAGCCATTCCTGCCAGGCGGACAGTGGCTCCGAGTCCAGCAGCGATGCTGCCCCGGCAAAGAAATCCGGGGTGCTCACGACGAGTTCGGCGCGTTTCTCCGGCGCGATCGCGGCGGCGTCGAACCAGGCCGTCAGGAGCGGGAAGAGTTCCGTCGCCTCATCGGCTGACTTGAGGTTGTAGGTCTTCTGCGGATCACGCAGCGTGACTTTGTCCCAGTGGTGCAAGGCGAGTGCCGTCTCCAGCGCCACGACCCGGCCGGCCGCGTCTTCCGGGTCGGCGACGCCGGCCAGGCCGAAGACGGTCTTGATATGGTCCGAGTAGGCCTGCACCACCGGCGCGAACTTCTCCTCGCGGTAGTACGACTCATCGGGCAGGCCCAGCCCGCCCTGGCCGGTGTACAGCAGGATCCGGTCCGGGTTTCCGGCGTCGGGGGCGGGATAGATGTAGAAGAGGCCACCCACGTCCGCACGGAACAAGCGCCCGGCCAGCGCCACGAGCCCGGCGACCGACTCTGTGGAGAAGACCTCGTCGAGCCGCTGCCTGATCGGGTCCAGGCCCCTGGCTTCCACCGCGGCCTCGTCCAGAAAGCTGTTGTAGAGGTCCCCGATCTTCTGCTCGATCCCGGTGGACTCCGTGCCGCGGCCGGCCGCGTCCTCGATGATTTCCTTCACCGCGAGCTCCGAGCCGTCCCGCAGCGCAGTGAACGTCCCCTCCAGGGGCCGGTCATCCGGGATATCGGTGCTCTTGAGCCAGGTGCCGTTGACATGCTGGTACAGGTCATCCTGCGGCCGGACAGAGAAGTCGATGTTGGACAGGGCGATCCCCGAAAGTGGCACGGATGCTCCTTTGAGAGGCAGCCCGGCGCCGCCTTGTTACGGGATACCGGTCTGCATGGTGGACGTTACGAAGGTGTGGCTCCTTCATCTTACGCACCCGTGTTAGTGTGAAATGGTGCGCGCAGAACTGCTTCTTCTTAGCTGCCGCGGCGAGGCCTCAGACGCGATCTAGCGCAAGGCCCACCCTCGCTGCGGAGTTTGTGTTGCCCGGCCACCCTTTCACCAGGAATCACAGAAAAGGCCCCGATTGTAATGCGAAACGCACAGAAATCCTCAGGAATGCCCGTCCACCGCTACGTCCCGTTCCAGGACCTGATCACGGTTGAACTGCCGGACCGCACCTGGCCGGACAAGGTCATCACCAAGGCCCCGCGCTGGTGCGCCGTGGACCTGCGTGACGGCAACCAGGCCCTGATCGACCCGATGAGCCCGGCCCGCAAGCTGAAGATGTTCCAGCTGCTGGTCCGGATGGGCTACAAGGAAATCGAAGTCGGGTTCCCCTCCGCGTCGCAGACGGACTTCGACTTCGTCCGGCAGCTGATCGAGGGCAACCACATCCCGGACGACGTCACCATCCAGGTCCTCACCCAGGCCCGCGAACACCTGATCGAGCGGACCTACGAGTCCCTCGTCGGCGCCAAGCAGGCGATCGTGCACCTGTACAACTCGACGTCGGTCCTGCAGCGCCGGGTGGTTTTCAACCAGGACGAAGACGGCATCCTGGACATCGCGCTCCAGGGCGCGCGGCTGTGCAAGAAGTACGAGGAGACCCTGCAGGACACCCACATCACCTACGAGTACTCACCGGAATCCTTCACGGGGACCGAACTGGCGTACGCCGTCCGGGTCTGCAACGCCATCGCCGACGTCTTCGAGGCCTCCGCCGACAGCCAGGTCATCATCAACCTGCCGGCCACGGTGGAAATGGCCACCCCCAACGTGTACGCCGATTCCATCGAGTGGATGAGCCGCAACCTGCACCCGCGGGAGGGCATCATCTTGTCCCTGCACCCGCACAACGACCGCGGCACCGGTGTCGCGGCCGCCGAACTGGGCTACCTGGCCGGCGCCGACCGGATCGAAGGCTGCCTGTTCGGCAACGGCGAGCGGACCGGCAACGTGGATCTGGTGACCCTGGGCCTGAACATGTTCGTCCAGGGCATCGACCCGATGATCGATTTCTCCGACATCGACGAGGTCCGCCGCACCGTGGAGTACTGCAACCAGCTGCCCGTGGCCGAGCGTGCACCGTACGGCGGAGACCTC
This DNA window, taken from Pseudarthrobacter sp. ATCC 49987, encodes the following:
- the leuA gene encoding 2-isopropylmalate synthase — encoded protein: MRNAQKSSGMPVHRYVPFQDLITVELPDRTWPDKVITKAPRWCAVDLRDGNQALIDPMSPARKLKMFQLLVRMGYKEIEVGFPSASQTDFDFVRQLIEGNHIPDDVTIQVLTQAREHLIERTYESLVGAKQAIVHLYNSTSVLQRRVVFNQDEDGILDIALQGARLCKKYEETLQDTHITYEYSPESFTGTELAYAVRVCNAIADVFEASADSQVIINLPATVEMATPNVYADSIEWMSRNLHPREGIILSLHPHNDRGTGVAAAELGYLAGADRIEGCLFGNGERTGNVDLVTLGLNMFVQGIDPMIDFSDIDEVRRTVEYCNQLPVAERAPYGGDLVFTAFSGSHQDAIKKGLEALEKDAAAAGKDVADYPWQVPYLPVDPKDLGRSYEAVIRVNSQSGKGGVAYLLKNEHNLDLPRRAQIEFSGVIQKQTDTMGGEVSGAQLWQVFQDEYLPSGSADAQWGRYALGPFSTETDEDGSMTLHAALKVDGAAVHRTGTGNGPIAALLSILREDGVDVRVLDYSEHALSEGGSALAAAYVECAVGERVLWGVGIDANTSTSSLKAVISAVNRAIRDARA
- a CDS encoding M13 family metallopeptidase; its protein translation is MPLSGIALSNIDFSVRPQDDLYQHVNGTWLKSTDIPDDRPLEGTFTALRDGSELAVKEIIEDAAGRGTESTGIEQKIGDLYNSFLDEAAVEARGLDPIRQRLDEVFSTESVAGLVALAGRLFRADVGGLFYIYPAPDAGNPDRILLYTGQGGLGLPDESYYREEKFAPVVQAYSDHIKTVFGLAGVADPEDAAGRVVALETALALHHWDKVTLRDPQKTYNLKSADEATELFPLLTAWFDAAAIAPEKRAELVVSTPDFFAGAASLLDSEPLSAWQEWLALRVISAAAPYLSAALVDANFAFYGTTLSGTPRNKDRWKRGVAVVEAALGEAVGQIYVARHFPETHKARMESLVANLIEAYRESIAGLAWMGEETKHEALKKLDSFRAKIGYPDKWIDYSAVEIDPADLLGNVERAHSADVDRHLDEVGKPVDREKWLMTPQTVNAYYHPLLNEIVFPAAILQPPFFTADADDAVNYGGIGAVIGHEIGHGFDDQGSQYDGSGLLRNWWTEDDRTAFESLTSRLVAQFDALSPTAAPGHTVNGKLTLGENIGDLGGLTIAYKAYLISLDGQEPPVLDGLTGVQRFFASWAAGWRQVMRNEEAIRRLATDPHSPNEFRTNQIAKNLDAFHEAFGTAEQDGMWMPPAGRVSIW